A section of the Streptomyces sp. NBC_00178 genome encodes:
- a CDS encoding SDR family NAD(P)-dependent oxidoreductase — translation MTDKTVVITGTSSGIGLETAVRAARSGWRVVATMRDLGKADALREAAAAAGVTERVEVRRLDVTDPGSVAECLAAVAAAHGALHALVNNAGSGHVGTLEIDGVDAARRVMEVNFFGVLNATAAALPHLRASGGRVLTVTSVGGVVGQPFNEAYCAAKFAVEGYMESLAPVAATVGVRVTLVEPAAVASEFVANVGIPDDRNELLERMGPYTPALDAYLVRTAGAFAHAQSAGDAAAAVVEALDAQEPPVRVQTSDAARTFIAPKLADPDGSRVLGMTSTWVA, via the coding sequence ATGACAGACAAGACCGTGGTGATCACCGGGACCTCCAGCGGCATCGGTCTGGAGACCGCCGTCCGCGCCGCTCGCTCCGGATGGCGTGTCGTCGCCACGATGCGCGATCTGGGCAAGGCGGACGCGCTGCGGGAGGCGGCGGCCGCCGCGGGCGTGACCGAGCGGGTCGAGGTCCGGCGCCTGGACGTGACCGACCCCGGCTCGGTGGCGGAGTGCCTGGCGGCGGTCGCCGCCGCTCACGGAGCCCTGCACGCGCTGGTCAACAACGCGGGCTCCGGACACGTGGGCACGCTGGAGATCGACGGGGTCGACGCGGCCAGGCGGGTCATGGAGGTGAACTTCTTCGGCGTGCTGAACGCGACCGCCGCCGCCCTGCCTCATCTTCGTGCTTCCGGCGGCCGGGTGCTCACCGTCACGAGTGTCGGCGGAGTCGTGGGGCAGCCTTTCAACGAGGCGTACTGCGCGGCCAAGTTCGCGGTCGAGGGGTACATGGAGTCCCTGGCGCCCGTCGCGGCCACCGTGGGCGTGCGGGTGACGCTGGTCGAGCCGGCCGCTGTCGCCAGCGAGTTCGTCGCCAACGTGGGCATCCCCGACGACCGGAACGAGCTGCTGGAGCGCATGGGGCCGTACACCCCGGCCCTGGACGCCTATCTGGTCCGTACCGCCGGAGCGTTCGCGCACGCCCAGTCGGCGGGTGACGCCGCGGCGGCGGTCGTCGAGGCGCTCGACGCGCAGGAGCCGCCGGTTCGGGTCCAGACCTCGGACGCCGCGCGCACGTTCATCGCCCCGAAGCTGGCGGACCCCGACGGCTCCCGCGTCCTCGGCATGACCAGCACCTGGGTGGCCTGA
- a CDS encoding TspO/MBR family protein — protein sequence MRLMGEGERRPSSGRWKVYVRSAAAVTVAAAGGSWAVAPDTRWYRSLSKPSWQPPAWAFGAVWTPLYASIAWAGGRALLAARAEDRRALAVSLGVNLTLNTTWAVLFFRLRSTKAGLVGTALLDVSNAELIARTARADRAAGLALIPYAAWCGFATCLNASLTRRNGR from the coding sequence ATGAGGCTCATGGGAGAAGGCGAGCGGCGGCCGTCGTCGGGCCGCTGGAAGGTCTATGTGCGCTCCGCGGCGGCGGTGACGGTGGCCGCTGCTGGCGGGAGCTGGGCGGTCGCCCCGGACACCCGTTGGTACCGGTCGTTGTCCAAGCCCTCGTGGCAGCCGCCCGCCTGGGCCTTCGGAGCGGTCTGGACCCCGCTCTACGCGAGTATCGCCTGGGCCGGTGGCCGAGCCCTTCTCGCGGCCCGGGCCGAGGACCGCAGGGCCCTGGCCGTCAGTCTCGGTGTCAACCTCACGCTCAACACGACGTGGGCCGTGCTGTTCTTCCGTCTGCGGAGCACGAAGGCGGGCCTGGTGGGGACCGCACTGCTCGACGTGAGCAACGCCGAGCTGATCGCCCGTACGGCACGCGCCGACCGTGCCGCCGGTCTGGCGCTGATCCCCTACGCCGCCTGGTGCGGCTTCGCCACGTGCCTCAACGCGTCCCTCACGCGGAGGAACGGGCGTTGA
- a CDS encoding helix-turn-helix domain-containing protein: MLEAAGLTAVEETVYRLLIATPTASADEIAAQTGLTYEQAEGVLAALATMGLASTTDRQPLHFTASPPDVALLPRLQRNADALDQARAAVTDLLESYRGTRRRQDAGQLIEVITGAEALRQHLRQLQDNARHEMLWFCKAQYVAMPSGSNTAEYEALARGVRYRVLYERAFFDDDGAVDNVVSSVGAGEVARSVPHLPLRLAVADRTIAICPLVPGGPAGSPVEPTAALLRDSSLLEALTALFERYWEDAVPLHVSDSGTVSGTDDSPGAAPLRETDRRLLSLLIAGITDKAIASQMGLSRRTVQRHIQHLMTVAGATTRMQLAWQAARRGWL, encoded by the coding sequence GTGCTGGAGGCAGCTGGTCTCACCGCGGTCGAGGAGACCGTCTACCGGCTTCTGATAGCGACTCCGACGGCATCGGCCGACGAGATCGCTGCGCAGACCGGCCTCACGTACGAGCAGGCCGAGGGCGTCCTCGCCGCTCTCGCGACCATGGGCCTCGCCAGTACCACCGACCGGCAGCCGCTCCATTTCACCGCATCGCCGCCCGATGTCGCACTACTGCCGCGTCTGCAGCGCAACGCGGACGCCCTGGACCAGGCGCGGGCCGCGGTCACGGACCTGCTGGAGAGTTACCGCGGCACCCGGCGGCGCCAGGACGCCGGCCAGCTCATCGAGGTCATCACCGGCGCCGAGGCCCTGCGCCAGCACCTGCGCCAGCTCCAGGACAACGCCCGCCACGAGATGCTCTGGTTCTGCAAGGCCCAGTACGTCGCCATGCCGTCGGGCAGTAACACGGCCGAATACGAGGCCCTGGCGCGCGGAGTCCGCTACCGCGTCCTGTACGAACGTGCGTTCTTCGACGACGACGGCGCCGTTGACAACGTTGTTAGCTCCGTCGGCGCCGGCGAGGTCGCCCGGTCGGTACCACACCTTCCCCTGCGGCTCGCCGTAGCCGACCGGACCATCGCCATCTGCCCGCTGGTGCCGGGCGGACCGGCGGGGAGCCCTGTCGAACCCACGGCGGCGTTGCTCCGCGACAGCAGCCTCCTGGAAGCCCTCACCGCCCTGTTCGAGCGCTACTGGGAGGACGCCGTACCCCTGCACGTCAGCGACTCGGGCACGGTCAGCGGCACCGACGACTCCCCCGGAGCGGCACCTCTGCGTGAGACCGACCGGCGGCTGCTGTCACTGCTGATAGCGGGCATCACGGACAAGGCCATCGCGAGCCAGATGGGACTGAGCCGCCGCACGGTCCAGCGCCACATCCAGCACCTCATGACCGTCGCGGGCGCCACCACCCGGATGCAGCTCGCCTGGCAGGCCGCACGTCGCGGCTGGCTCTAG
- a CDS encoding S8 family serine peptidase encodes MPSVPISRPGPVALAAIAALTMGVVPAGAVTPAGQAAPRLPARTVHQPSSHTVTLVTGDKVTVSTGADGKVTRSVQGPDGRPTGVTAYTTAGNTYMYPADALRYVAAGKLDRELFNITRLLADGYGDDRRDSLPLIVTYTDAAARARTQAVPAGASRTLSLSSIQGAALSASRSKAATFWKSLTGGTGAANGRRKGSEPELRAGIAKVWLDGKVKAALADTTAQIGAPQVWSGGDTGQGVDVAVLDTGVDTQHPDLAGQLAASTSFVPGRSVEDHNGHGTHVASTIAGSGAASDGKEKGVAPGARLHVGKVLDDDGSGQDSWVLAGMEWAAREQHAKVISMSLGAEPGAGGDPLSEAVEALSAETGALFTIAAGNAGPHSVLTPGVADAALTVGAVDTSDTLADFSSTGPRQGDAGLKPELTAPGVDVLAARSQYAEDGSGYYQTLSGTSMATPHVAGAAALLAHAHPDWTGQQLKHALVSSTKRTPRYTPYEGGSGRLDVAAAVKNTVFATGTVYGGYRDPSAPAGDRSEKKVTYTNTADAPVTLDLATEVPGAREGAFTLSARQVTVPAHGSAEVTLTTAFDLVKRDTMTSGQILATGPSGALLAHTVIGAYVRAPRFTLTIGGKDRSGHPLGGEVYLIGEKAFMGPLLLDESGTGKVEVPAGKYFVSLEADVQGTHGAHSKGKALLTVPEVEVTKATSVLLDASKAKPVSVRTPQASTPADIRLDVSRAFDNGTSLFMQRWQPEGFDSVWALPNKQVTTGTFGFGGNWRLVEPSLAVSYGTRDFDDMIVARGRTQLKAGTWPTRVVYAGEGGAKAYSKLGALGKAAVVRRSDAVGPAEQAANAAKAGARLLLVVNDGEGRLNPWDSDLDSPYTEEGNPPPLTVASLTRDEGNELIAGIKPGRSAQLRVTTDVTTDYVYDISRHWAAVPADPTYRPVSKDLNRVDVSFRSNRPARAMESRSAVWQGYYSLNVMPTPARTERTDWVSRDTDWVEMADINQQLQISSDSVKRYPSGKTSHLEYFGPIQRPRLSNDYVPVRVGDQVLAVIPGWGDSGPGHVGRTLNNQNVRNSVQMYQTLPDGNSLLLRDSVTDTIGSIRYPLTLDSAEKQPYRLVSANARAFWENDYSVTTRTEWGFTSAQPAAGTYSVLPLIQLDYAVEGMDDSGRTARRAAITVTPSHLDGAPRSDTIGKVGLDISYDDGTTWQHAALTRTAAGWSTHLNAPAKAQFVTLRTTAADSQDNTVTQKISRAFGLK; translated from the coding sequence GTGCCCAGCGTTCCCATATCCAGACCAGGTCCGGTCGCGCTCGCCGCGATCGCCGCCCTGACGATGGGTGTCGTACCGGCCGGCGCCGTGACGCCCGCCGGCCAGGCCGCTCCGCGGCTGCCCGCCCGCACCGTCCACCAGCCGTCCTCACACACCGTCACCCTGGTCACGGGTGACAAGGTGACGGTCAGCACCGGCGCCGACGGCAAGGTCACCCGCTCCGTGCAGGGCCCGGACGGCCGGCCGACGGGCGTGACGGCCTACACGACCGCCGGAAACACCTACATGTACCCGGCGGACGCCCTCCGGTACGTCGCGGCCGGAAAGCTCGACCGCGAGCTCTTCAACATCACCCGCCTGCTGGCGGACGGCTACGGGGACGACCGGCGTGACAGCCTTCCGCTGATCGTCACCTACACCGACGCCGCCGCCCGCGCGCGCACCCAAGCCGTGCCCGCCGGCGCCAGCAGGACGCTCTCCCTGAGCAGCATCCAGGGCGCGGCGCTCTCGGCGTCGCGGTCGAAGGCCGCCACCTTCTGGAAGTCCCTCACCGGCGGGACGGGAGCGGCGAACGGCCGCCGCAAGGGCTCCGAGCCCGAACTGCGCGCCGGCATCGCCAAGGTGTGGCTCGACGGGAAGGTCAAGGCCGCTCTGGCCGACACCACGGCGCAGATCGGCGCACCTCAGGTGTGGTCGGGCGGTGACACCGGCCAGGGTGTCGACGTCGCCGTACTGGACACCGGTGTGGACACGCAGCACCCCGACCTCGCGGGGCAGCTGGCCGCGAGCACGAGCTTCGTGCCGGGCCGGAGCGTGGAGGACCACAACGGCCACGGCACCCACGTCGCCTCGACCATCGCGGGCAGCGGGGCCGCCTCCGACGGCAAGGAGAAGGGCGTCGCGCCCGGTGCCCGCCTGCACGTCGGCAAGGTGCTGGACGACGACGGCAGCGGTCAGGACTCCTGGGTCCTGGCCGGTATGGAGTGGGCCGCCCGCGAGCAGCACGCCAAGGTCATCAGCATGAGCCTCGGCGCCGAACCCGGCGCCGGCGGCGACCCGCTGAGCGAAGCCGTGGAAGCGCTCAGTGCCGAGACGGGTGCGCTCTTCACCATCGCGGCGGGCAACGCGGGCCCGCACTCCGTCCTGACACCCGGCGTCGCCGACGCCGCCCTGACCGTCGGTGCCGTGGACACCTCCGACACCCTCGCCGACTTCTCCAGCACGGGCCCCCGCCAGGGTGACGCCGGTCTGAAGCCCGAACTCACGGCTCCCGGCGTCGATGTGCTGGCGGCCCGCTCGCAGTACGCCGAGGACGGCTCGGGCTATTACCAGACCCTGAGCGGGACCTCCATGGCCACACCGCACGTGGCCGGAGCCGCGGCGCTGCTCGCCCACGCGCACCCCGACTGGACCGGGCAGCAGCTCAAGCACGCTCTTGTCAGCAGCACGAAGAGGACGCCCCGGTACACCCCTTACGAGGGCGGCAGCGGTCGACTCGACGTCGCCGCCGCGGTGAAGAACACGGTGTTCGCCACCGGCACCGTGTACGGCGGCTACAGGGACCCGTCGGCGCCGGCCGGCGACAGGTCCGAGAAGAAGGTGACCTACACGAACACCGCGGACGCTCCGGTCACCCTGGACCTGGCGACCGAGGTGCCCGGCGCGCGCGAGGGAGCGTTCACGCTGTCCGCCCGCCAGGTGACCGTGCCTGCCCACGGCAGCGCCGAGGTCACCCTCACCACCGCCTTCGACCTGGTGAAGCGGGACACCATGACCTCGGGTCAGATCCTCGCCACCGGCCCCTCGGGCGCTCTGCTGGCCCACACGGTGATCGGCGCCTACGTGCGGGCTCCGCGCTTCACCCTCACGATCGGCGGCAAGGACCGCAGCGGGCACCCGTTGGGCGGTGAGGTGTACCTGATCGGTGAGAAGGCCTTCATGGGCCCCCTCCTGCTGGACGAGTCGGGCACCGGCAAGGTCGAGGTGCCCGCCGGCAAGTACTTCGTGAGCCTGGAGGCCGATGTCCAGGGCACCCACGGGGCGCACTCGAAGGGCAAGGCGCTCCTGACCGTTCCCGAGGTCGAGGTCACCAAGGCCACCTCGGTACTGCTGGACGCTTCCAAGGCGAAGCCGGTCTCGGTGCGGACCCCGCAGGCGAGCACTCCGGCAGACATCCGGCTCGACGTGAGCCGCGCCTTCGACAACGGCACCTCGCTGTTCATGCAGCGGTGGCAGCCCGAGGGCTTCGACAGCGTCTGGGCCCTGCCCAACAAGCAGGTGACCACGGGCACCTTCGGGTTCGGTGGCAACTGGCGCCTGGTCGAGCCGTCTCTGGCGGTGTCGTACGGCACGCGCGACTTCGACGACATGATCGTCGCCCGCGGGCGGACCCAGCTCAAGGCCGGGACGTGGCCGACCAGAGTGGTCTACGCCGGTGAGGGCGGCGCGAAGGCCTACTCCAAGCTGGGCGCCCTGGGCAAGGCCGCCGTGGTCCGGCGCAGCGATGCGGTGGGCCCGGCCGAGCAGGCGGCGAACGCCGCCAAGGCGGGCGCACGGCTGCTCCTGGTCGTCAACGACGGTGAGGGCCGCCTGAACCCGTGGGACTCCGACCTGGACAGCCCCTACACCGAGGAGGGGAACCCCCCTCCGCTGACGGTGGCCTCGCTGACCAGGGACGAGGGCAACGAACTGATCGCCGGGATCAAGCCCGGCCGGAGTGCGCAGCTCCGGGTGACCACGGATGTCACCACGGACTACGTCTACGACATCAGCCGGCACTGGGCGGCGGTGCCGGCGGACCCGACCTACCGGCCGGTGAGCAAGGACCTCAACCGGGTGGACGTCTCCTTCCGCAGCAACCGGCCCGCGAGGGCGATGGAGTCCCGTTCCGCCGTGTGGCAGGGCTACTACTCGCTCAACGTGATGCCCACGCCGGCCCGGACCGAGCGCACCGACTGGGTGTCGCGCGACACGGACTGGGTGGAGATGGCCGACATCAACCAGCAGTTGCAGATCAGCAGCGACTCCGTGAAGCGCTATCCGAGCGGCAAGACCTCGCACCTGGAGTACTTCGGCCCGATCCAGCGCCCCAGGCTGAGCAACGACTACGTGCCGGTGCGGGTCGGCGATCAGGTGCTGGCAGTGATTCCGGGATGGGGGGACTCCGGCCCCGGGCATGTGGGCAGGACCCTGAACAACCAGAACGTCCGGAACAGTGTGCAGATGTACCAGACACTCCCCGACGGCAACTCGCTCCTGCTGAGGGACTCCGTCACGGACACCATCGGCAGCATCCGGTACCCGCTCACGCTGGACAGCGCCGAGAAGCAGCCCTACCGGCTGGTCTCCGCCAATGCCCGGGCCTTCTGGGAGAACGACTACTCGGTCACGACGAGGACCGAGTGGGGATTCACCTCGGCACAGCCCGCTGCCGGCACCTACTCCGTACTGCCGCTGATCCAGCTCGACTACGCGGTCGAGGGCATGGATGACTCGGGCAGGACGGCACGCCGCGCCGCCATCACCGTCACCCCCTCGCACCTGGACGGCGCTCCCCGCTCCGACACCATCGGCAAGGTGGGCCTCGACATCTCCTACGACGACGGCACCACCTGGCAGCACGCCGCGCTGACCCGCACCGCGGCGGGCTGGAGCACCCACCTCAACGCCCCCGCCAAGGCGCAGTTCGTGACCCTGCGCACAACCGCCGCCGACAGCCAGGACAACACCGTCACGCAGAAGATCAGCCGGGCCTTCGGCCTGAAGTAG
- a CDS encoding SGNH/GDSL hydrolase family protein produces MQRLSTASRTARAVTVGAALLSAGAALVTAGATSAGAATDSRHHVDYVALGDSYASAPMVPGQVDPTCLRSDNNYPSLVARSKSARLTDVTCSGATTANMASVQGAVPAQFEALNRGTDLVTVTVGGNDIGFSTILGTCAHVTAADPAGAPCRAYFTASGTDAVTGSIEQAAPKVAKVLRGIHRRAPHARVVVVGYPDLFPEDGVGCTSAKVPLAAGDFSYLRDKEKELNKMLARQAHRNGAQYVDTYKPTIGHDLCQPVANRWIETFAPETPAAPVHPNAAGESAMAGAVQRGLARHF; encoded by the coding sequence TTGCAGAGACTGTCTACCGCCTCCCGCACCGCGCGTGCCGTGACCGTGGGCGCCGCGCTGCTCTCCGCCGGGGCGGCACTGGTCACGGCCGGGGCGACCTCGGCCGGCGCCGCTACGGACAGCCGGCACCACGTGGACTACGTCGCCCTCGGCGACTCGTACGCCTCCGCCCCGATGGTCCCCGGCCAGGTCGACCCGACCTGTCTCCGGTCCGACAACAACTACCCGTCGCTGGTGGCCCGGTCGAAGTCCGCGCGGCTGACCGACGTCACCTGCTCGGGAGCGACCACCGCGAACATGGCATCCGTACAGGGTGCGGTGCCCGCTCAGTTCGAGGCGCTGAACCGGGGCACCGACCTCGTGACCGTCACCGTCGGCGGCAACGACATCGGCTTCTCGACCATCCTCGGTACCTGCGCGCACGTCACCGCCGCCGACCCGGCCGGTGCCCCCTGCCGGGCGTACTTCACGGCGAGCGGCACCGACGCGGTCACCGGCTCGATCGAGCAGGCGGCCCCGAAGGTCGCCAAGGTGCTCCGCGGAATCCACCGCCGCGCTCCGCACGCCCGCGTCGTGGTCGTCGGCTACCCCGACCTCTTCCCCGAGGACGGCGTCGGCTGCACGAGCGCCAAGGTGCCCCTGGCGGCCGGCGACTTCTCCTACCTTCGGGACAAGGAGAAGGAGCTCAACAAGATGCTCGCCCGTCAGGCGCACCGGAACGGGGCGCAGTACGTGGACACCTACAAGCCCACCATCGGCCACGACCTCTGCCAGCCGGTCGCCAACCGGTGGATCGAGACGTTCGCGCCGGAGACCCCGGCCGCGCCCGTGCACCCCAACGCCGCCGGCGAGAGCGCGATGGCGGGTGCGGTCCAGCGCGGGCTCGCCCGCCACTTCTAG
- a CDS encoding 2-hydroxyacid dehydrogenase, whose translation MSPVTPLNSASTGRHGGERALAWLPVPEAEFEDLPDSLDYAHWDGRGEYPTDPALVSFYAPPITKDSAVILAPLPHMPRLRVLQALSAGVDYLLPHLGPDVVLCNARGVHDGSTAEMALTLTLAALRGVPDFVRNQAEGRWQEGVRPSLFGATVLIVGYGSIGTAIEERLLPFGCAVERVAGRARWSERGPVHSPSALGDLLPKADVVILSVPLTAGTHHLVDAGFLAVMKDDALLVNMARGAVVDTEALLTEVRTGRLRAALDVTDPEPLPAGHPLWTAPGVLISPHAGAFTTAFVPQVKRLLSDQLHRLADGREPRNTVTALPAAS comes from the coding sequence GTGAGCCCAGTCACGCCCTTGAACAGCGCCTCCACCGGCCGCCACGGCGGCGAACGGGCGCTCGCCTGGCTTCCCGTACCCGAGGCGGAGTTCGAGGATCTCCCGGACAGCCTGGACTACGCGCACTGGGACGGCCGCGGCGAGTACCCCACCGATCCGGCCCTGGTCTCCTTCTACGCACCCCCGATCACCAAGGACAGCGCCGTGATCCTGGCGCCGCTGCCGCACATGCCCCGACTGCGCGTCCTGCAGGCGCTCAGCGCGGGCGTCGACTACCTGCTCCCCCACCTCGGGCCGGACGTCGTGCTGTGCAACGCCCGCGGTGTGCACGACGGCAGCACGGCCGAGATGGCGCTGACGTTGACGCTGGCAGCGCTGCGCGGGGTGCCGGACTTCGTCCGCAACCAGGCCGAGGGCCGCTGGCAGGAAGGCGTCCGCCCCTCCCTCTTCGGCGCCACGGTCCTCATCGTGGGGTACGGATCGATCGGTACGGCGATCGAGGAACGGCTGCTCCCCTTCGGATGCGCGGTGGAACGCGTGGCCGGCCGGGCGCGCTGGTCCGAGCGCGGTCCGGTCCACTCGCCCTCCGCCCTGGGTGACCTGCTGCCGAAGGCGGACGTGGTGATCCTCTCGGTGCCGCTGACCGCGGGAACGCACCACCTGGTCGACGCCGGATTCCTGGCCGTGATGAAGGACGACGCCCTCCTCGTCAACATGGCACGTGGTGCGGTGGTGGACACCGAAGCCCTGCTCACCGAAGTCCGGACGGGGAGGCTGCGGGCCGCCCTCGACGTGACCGATCCCGAACCGCTGCCCGCGGGGCATCCGTTGTGGACCGCGCCGGGCGTCCTCATCAGCCCGCACGCGGGCGCGTTCACGACCGCGTTCGTGCCCCAGGTCAAGCGGCTGCTCAGCGACCAGTTGCACCGTCTCGCCGACGGGCGGGAACCGCGCAACACCGTCACCGCTCTCCCCGCCGCGAGCTGA
- a CDS encoding prephenate dehydratase, which yields MTNVAYQGEPGSNSSTVARTLYPTGSELPFTAFDQALDAVTLGAADVAVIPVDNSAAGRVADVHHLLPESGLFIVAEHFLPIRFDLMAVPGTSLDQVEVVRSHVHALGQCRKVLREGGWRTLVCDDTAGAAREVAELGDPRHAALAPPAAAALFDLVTLRAGVEDDPDNTTRFVVLSRESATPPFTGEPTMTSLFFCVRNIPSALYKALGGFASSAVNLTKIESYQMGAGLNASRFYAEIEGHPDEPRVELALQELGFFSTEVRVLGVYPAHPHRLNGRAG from the coding sequence GTGACGAACGTCGCATATCAGGGTGAACCAGGATCGAATTCCTCGACCGTCGCCAGAACGCTGTACCCGACGGGCAGCGAACTCCCCTTCACGGCGTTCGACCAGGCCCTCGACGCCGTCACGCTGGGTGCTGCCGACGTCGCGGTGATCCCGGTGGACAACTCCGCCGCGGGACGCGTCGCCGACGTGCACCACCTCCTGCCGGAGTCCGGGCTCTTCATCGTCGCCGAGCACTTCCTGCCCATCCGCTTCGACCTCATGGCCGTGCCGGGCACATCGCTCGACCAGGTGGAGGTCGTACGCAGCCATGTGCACGCGCTGGGCCAGTGCCGCAAGGTGCTGCGCGAGGGCGGTTGGCGCACGCTCGTCTGCGACGACACGGCCGGGGCGGCGCGCGAGGTGGCGGAGCTCGGCGATCCGCGGCACGCGGCCCTCGCCCCGCCCGCGGCGGCAGCGCTGTTCGACCTGGTGACGCTCCGCGCCGGGGTCGAGGACGACCCCGACAACACCACGCGTTTCGTCGTGCTCTCCCGGGAATCCGCCACGCCCCCGTTCACGGGCGAGCCGACGATGACGAGCCTGTTCTTCTGCGTGCGGAACATCCCGAGCGCCCTCTACAAGGCGCTCGGTGGATTCGCCAGCAGCGCCGTCAACCTCACCAAGATCGAGAGCTACCAGATGGGCGCCGGCCTCAACGCCAGCCGGTTCTACGCGGAGATCGAGGGCCACCCCGACGAGCCGAGGGTCGAACTCGCCCTCCAGGAGCTGGGCTTCTTCTCGACCGAGGTACGCGTCCTCGGCGTGTACCCCGCGCACCCGCACCGTTTGAACGGACGTGCCGGCTGA
- a CDS encoding FMN reductase, translated as MKRTLVIVSAGLRLPSSTRMLADRIADAARTELGLLGDQVELEFVEVRSHAHDLVNHLLTGQPSTELASVFDTIARADGLITVTPTFTASYNGLFKMFFDSIDDQVLVDKPVLIAATGGTGRHSLVLDHALRPMFTYLHAVVMPTGVFAAPEDWGSGDDSQASLTDRVARAGRELAREVHRREAPVIVDPYADPTPFSEMLLGE; from the coding sequence ATGAAGCGCACGCTCGTCATCGTCTCCGCCGGACTGCGGCTGCCGTCGTCGACCCGGATGCTGGCCGACAGGATCGCCGACGCGGCCCGCACCGAGCTCGGACTCCTCGGCGACCAGGTCGAGCTCGAATTCGTCGAGGTGCGCTCCCACGCCCACGACCTGGTGAACCACCTCCTGACCGGTCAGCCGTCGACCGAGCTGGCGTCGGTCTTCGACACCATCGCGCGCGCGGACGGCCTGATCACGGTGACACCGACGTTCACCGCTTCGTACAACGGCCTGTTCAAGATGTTCTTCGACAGCATCGACGACCAGGTGCTCGTGGACAAGCCCGTCCTGATCGCGGCCACCGGGGGGACCGGCAGGCACTCCCTGGTCCTCGACCACGCGCTGCGCCCCATGTTCACGTACCTGCACGCGGTCGTGATGCCCACCGGTGTGTTCGCCGCGCCCGAGGACTGGGGCAGCGGGGACGACTCGCAGGCGTCGCTGACGGACCGGGTCGCGCGAGCGGGCCGCGAACTCGCGCGTGAGGTGCACCGCAGGGAAGCGCCGGTCATCGTGGATCCGTACGCCGACCCGACGCCGTTCAGCGAGATGCTCCTCGGCGAATGA
- a CDS encoding CE1758 family FMN-dependent luciferase-like monooxygenase, with translation MHFGIFGVGDIARDPLSGHTPSEHERIKALTEYAQLAEEVGLDVFAIGEHHNRPFVPSSPTTLLGYIAARTSRILLSTSTTLITTNDPVKIAEDYAMLQHLADGRVDLMMGRGNTGPVYPWFGKDIRDGIPLAVENYALLHKLWREDVVDWEGKFRTPLQSFTSTPRPLDGIPPFVWHASIRSPEIAEQAAYYGDGFFHNNIFWPKEHVQQLVGLYRRRFEHYGHGPADQATVGLAAQLYIGKTSQDAMNEFRPFFDNSQAYGGGPSLEETKERTAVVVGSPQEVIERVLAYKELAGGAYQRQLFNVDGIGVPRATVLRQIELLGEVLPVLRKEFAADRPAHVPDAPTHASLKAAAQDTRTEETAR, from the coding sequence ATGCACTTCGGAATCTTCGGCGTCGGGGACATCGCCCGTGACCCGCTGTCCGGGCACACCCCCTCGGAGCACGAGCGGATCAAGGCGCTGACGGAGTACGCACAGCTCGCCGAGGAGGTGGGCCTGGACGTCTTCGCGATCGGTGAGCACCACAACCGGCCGTTCGTCCCCTCGTCCCCCACGACGCTCCTCGGGTACATCGCCGCGCGGACGAGCCGCATCCTGCTGTCGACGTCCACCACGCTGATCACCACCAACGACCCGGTGAAGATCGCGGAGGACTACGCCATGCTCCAGCACCTGGCGGACGGCCGCGTCGACCTGATGATGGGCCGCGGCAACACCGGACCGGTCTACCCCTGGTTCGGCAAGGACATCCGCGACGGCATCCCGCTCGCGGTCGAGAACTACGCCCTCCTGCACAAGCTGTGGCGCGAGGACGTCGTCGACTGGGAAGGCAAGTTCCGCACCCCCCTGCAGTCCTTCACCTCGACCCCGCGCCCCCTGGACGGCATCCCGCCGTTCGTCTGGCACGCGTCCATCCGCTCCCCCGAGATCGCCGAACAGGCCGCCTACTACGGCGACGGCTTCTTCCACAACAACATCTTCTGGCCCAAGGAGCACGTCCAGCAGCTGGTCGGCCTCTACCGCCGACGCTTCGAGCACTACGGCCACGGCCCCGCCGATCAGGCGACCGTCGGCCTGGCGGCCCAGCTCTACATCGGGAAGACGTCGCAGGACGCGATGAACGAGTTCCGTCCCTTCTTCGACAACTCCCAGGCGTACGGCGGCGGACCCTCGCTGGAGGAGACGAAGGAGCGGACCGCCGTCGTGGTCGGAAGCCCGCAGGAGGTCATCGAGCGCGTACTCGCGTACAAGGAGCTCGCGGGCGGTGCCTACCAGCGGCAGCTCTTCAACGTCGACGGCATCGGGGTGCCCCGCGCGACCGTGCTCCGGCAGATCGAGCTGCTGGGAGAGGTCCTGCCGGTGCTCCGGAAGGAGTTCGCCGCAGACCGCCCGGCCCACGTCCCGGACGCCCCGACCCACGCCTCCCTGAAGGCGGCGGCACAGGACACGCGCACCGAGGAGACCGCCCGATGA